The DNA window GACGGTTCAGGGTTTCGCGTCGCTGCCTCGGTGGCTGTCCAGCCAGGGAAGTCATGTGGCCCAACGCAACTCGGCCTCGCATGCCGGTGCGCTCGGTGACCTCGGCGATGTAGTCGGCGAGCGCGAAGCGGGGATCGGTCGCGTCGTCGGCGAAATCGGCGTGGATATCGATCGGGACGTCGAATTCGGCGGCCAGTTCGAAGATGAGATCGATATGGCGACGGCAGTCGGCGACGGTCGCTTCGTTGTAGGCGCAGCCGCCGATGACATCTGCACCGCGACGCAGGCTTTCGCGCAGCAGGTCGATGGTGCCGGGGGCACGCAGGATGCCTTCTTGCGGAAAGGCGACGATCTGCAGGTCGATTCTGCCGCGATACTCGTCGCGCAGGTCGAGTAGTGCCTCGACGCCGAGCAGCCCGATGATCGGGTCGACGTCGGGGTGGGCGCGAATCGTGGTGGTGCCGTTGGTGATCGCCAGGTCGAGAATGCGCCGCGCTCGGTCGCGGATCGACGCGCGGGTGAAGGTGCGCTTGAGCTCGCCGGTGACCGCGATCGCCCCGGCCAGGGTGCCATCGAGGTTCGGTCGTTCGCGATCGAGCAGTGCCTTGTCCAGGTGCAGGTGTGATTCGATCAGTCCCGGGATGACGACGCGTCCGGC is part of the Nocardia sp. NBC_00565 genome and encodes:
- a CDS encoding amidohydrolase family protein — encoded protein: MADLLLRDARIADDAALVDIVIDQGIITQLDHLPPGRADHEIDCAGRVVIPGLIESHLHLDKALLDRERPNLDGTLAGAIAVTGELKRTFTRASIRDRARRILDLAITNGTTTIRAHPDVDPIIGLLGVEALLDLRDEYRGRIDLQIVAFPQEGILRAPGTIDLLRESLRRGADVIGGCAYNEATVADCRRHIDLIFELAAEFDVPIDIHADFADDATDPRFALADYIAEVTERTGMRGRVALGHMTSLAGQPPRQRRETLNRLAAAGIAVVPLPATDIHLGGRADTTNIRRGIAPIRELWDAGITTAYSSNNIRNAFTPYGNADLLDIGLFLAQTSHLSTPAELTRILTMATTQAAAVIGIADRYGIRPGAAADLVVLSTHRVADALLDRPDRCYVIKSGRIVARTTRTHELLPAADPPVRQPLAS